Proteins co-encoded in one Columba livia isolate bColLiv1 breed racing homer chromosome 14, bColLiv1.pat.W.v2, whole genome shotgun sequence genomic window:
- the MAT2B gene encoding methionine adenosyltransferase 2 subunit beta isoform X2, which yields MPEMLVAKEQEDVDIPSRRVLVTGATGLLGRAVFKEFNENNWNAVGCGYRRAQPRFEQINLLDSIAVHDIIHDFQPHVIVHCAAERRPDVVESQPDAASQLNVAASGNLAKEAAGVGAFLIYISTDYVFDGTSPPYKESDVPNPLNLYGKTKLEGEKAVLENNEGAAVLRIPILYGEVERLEESAVTVMFDKVQFSNKSANMDHWQQRFPTNVKDVAAVCRQLAEKRMLDPSVKGTFHWSGNEQMTKYEMACAIADAFNLPSSHLRPITDCPVVGALRPRNAQLDCSRLEMLGIGQRTPFRAGIKESLWPFLVDKRWRQTVFH from the exons ATGCCTGAAATGCTGGTGGCAAAGGAGCAG GAAGACGTTGATATTCCCAGTAGGCGAGTTTTGGTTACTGGTGCCACCGGACTTCTTGGCAGAGCTGTTTTCAAAGAATTCAATGAAAATAATTGGAATGCAGTTGGCTGTGGATACAGGAGAGCTCAGCCCAGATTTGAACAGATTAATCTTCTGGACTCTATTGCAGTTCATGACATTATCCATGATTTTCAG CCTCATGTTATAGTGCATTGTGCTGCTGAGAGAAGGCCAGATGTTGTAGAAAGTCAACCAGATGCTGCTTCTCAGCTCAATGTGGCTGCTTCGGGGAACTTGGCAAAAGAGGCAG cTGGAGTTGGCGCGTTTCTGATCTACATTAGTACAGACTATGTATTTGATGGAACAAGCCCTCCTTATAAAGAGTCCGATGTACCAAATCCCCTGAATTTGTATGGTAAAACCAAACTGGAAGGTGAAAAAGCAGTCCTGGAAAATAATGAAG GTGCTGCAGTACTTAGGATTCCCATCCTGTATGGAGAGGTGGAGAGACTGGAGGAAAGTGCTGTGACTGTTATGTTTGACAAAGTTCAGTTCAGTAATAAATCTGCCAACATGGACCACTGGCAACAAAGATTTCCTACTAACGTGAAGGATGTGGCAGCTGTTTGCAGACAACTAGCGGAGAAGAGAATGCTG GATCCATCAGTAAAAGGAACATTTCACTGGTCTGGCAATGAACAGATGACTAAGTATGAAATGGCATGTGCAATTGCCGATGCTTTCAACCTCCCCAGCAGCCACTTGAGACCA ATCACTGATTGTCCAGTTGTGGGTGCTCTTCGTCCGAGGAATGCTCAGCTAGACTGCTCCAGGTTGGAGATGCTGGGGATAGGTCAGAGAACACCGTTTCGAGCTGGGATCAAGGAATCGCTTTGGCCTTTCCTTGTTGACAAGAGATGGAGGCAGACAGTCTTCCATTAG
- the MAT2B gene encoding methionine adenosyltransferase 2 subunit beta isoform X1: MVGREKELKIRFVPGRCELVEEDVDIPSRRVLVTGATGLLGRAVFKEFNENNWNAVGCGYRRAQPRFEQINLLDSIAVHDIIHDFQPHVIVHCAAERRPDVVESQPDAASQLNVAASGNLAKEAAGVGAFLIYISTDYVFDGTSPPYKESDVPNPLNLYGKTKLEGEKAVLENNEGAAVLRIPILYGEVERLEESAVTVMFDKVQFSNKSANMDHWQQRFPTNVKDVAAVCRQLAEKRMLDPSVKGTFHWSGNEQMTKYEMACAIADAFNLPSSHLRPITDCPVVGALRPRNAQLDCSRLEMLGIGQRTPFRAGIKESLWPFLVDKRWRQTVFH, encoded by the exons atGGTGGGCCGCGAGAAGGAGCTCAAGATTCGCTTCGTGCCGGGGCGTTGCGAGCTGGTGGAG GAAGACGTTGATATTCCCAGTAGGCGAGTTTTGGTTACTGGTGCCACCGGACTTCTTGGCAGAGCTGTTTTCAAAGAATTCAATGAAAATAATTGGAATGCAGTTGGCTGTGGATACAGGAGAGCTCAGCCCAGATTTGAACAGATTAATCTTCTGGACTCTATTGCAGTTCATGACATTATCCATGATTTTCAG CCTCATGTTATAGTGCATTGTGCTGCTGAGAGAAGGCCAGATGTTGTAGAAAGTCAACCAGATGCTGCTTCTCAGCTCAATGTGGCTGCTTCGGGGAACTTGGCAAAAGAGGCAG cTGGAGTTGGCGCGTTTCTGATCTACATTAGTACAGACTATGTATTTGATGGAACAAGCCCTCCTTATAAAGAGTCCGATGTACCAAATCCCCTGAATTTGTATGGTAAAACCAAACTGGAAGGTGAAAAAGCAGTCCTGGAAAATAATGAAG GTGCTGCAGTACTTAGGATTCCCATCCTGTATGGAGAGGTGGAGAGACTGGAGGAAAGTGCTGTGACTGTTATGTTTGACAAAGTTCAGTTCAGTAATAAATCTGCCAACATGGACCACTGGCAACAAAGATTTCCTACTAACGTGAAGGATGTGGCAGCTGTTTGCAGACAACTAGCGGAGAAGAGAATGCTG GATCCATCAGTAAAAGGAACATTTCACTGGTCTGGCAATGAACAGATGACTAAGTATGAAATGGCATGTGCAATTGCCGATGCTTTCAACCTCCCCAGCAGCCACTTGAGACCA ATCACTGATTGTCCAGTTGTGGGTGCTCTTCGTCCGAGGAATGCTCAGCTAGACTGCTCCAGGTTGGAGATGCTGGGGATAGGTCAGAGAACACCGTTTCGAGCTGGGATCAAGGAATCGCTTTGGCCTTTCCTTGTTGACAAGAGATGGAGGCAGACAGTCTTCCATTAG